The Gemmatimonadales bacterium genome window below encodes:
- a CDS encoding protein kinase yields the protein MPELLTRLQSALADRYRLDREIGAGGMATVYLAQDLRHDRKVALKVLRPELAAVIGAERFLAEIKLTANLQHPHILPLFDSGEADSYLFYVMPFVQGETLRDRLTREKQLPVPDAVRIATEVASALDYAHRHGVVHRDIKPENILIHDGQALVADFGIALAASKASGARMTETGMSLGTPHYMSPEQAMGEREITARSDVYALGAVLYEMLTGDPPFTGSTAQAVVARVVTESPRPLVPQRHTIPRHVEAAVLTALEKLPADRFATAAEFAEALKDRSYVSTAVMPAPEPDGSAVAGRPGGRRRPGLLVPVLCLALAATAASSLWGWLRPAPVPLLSQFSLALKPNQALQPPNAAGGARIALSADGRALAYIGPAEGGTRLWVRRMDQLDATPIAGTDGASNPFFSPDGNRVGFIKNGTELRIASLAGAPTVTLSDKINSSSGDWGDDGYVYFEVDSGLGRMRATGGEIEPVYRIQPKAKEVATEWVHVLPGAGGILFRLRHVGQSPADFEIMAMPLPHGPARSLVRGVFATYSPTGHLLVVTSDGKLIGIPFDPKKLQITGAPIALIEGIGVRNAGFNIDLSLARNGTLAYTTGGTLGSRRAAWVTREGLVTPVDSGWDPQGVIGAVSLSPDGKALAVSLTRDGRRDIWVKRLPSGPFSRITFSDTSSGRPAWSADGRDVLYASDRSGGGAGPIYARRADGTGSPRLMSSLDVGQVTSSRDGRWLILRTAPGTGSPDILGLKVGDTTVVPLVATPAVELYPALSPDGRWLAYSSNESGTAEVYVRPFPETASAKWQVSTAGGAEPAWSSTGRELLYINAKGDMVSAEIPAGGTFSVGKQRSLFSTSQFVQGGPVPSYSLSPDDKRFVVLREGEAGQPGELVVAENWGRQLVEGGGK from the coding sequence GTCGCCCTCAAGGTGCTTAGGCCCGAGCTGGCCGCGGTGATCGGGGCCGAGCGCTTCCTGGCCGAGATCAAGCTCACGGCCAACCTGCAGCACCCGCACATCTTGCCGCTGTTCGACTCGGGCGAGGCGGATTCCTACCTCTTCTACGTGATGCCGTTCGTCCAGGGCGAGACGCTGCGCGACCGGCTCACCCGGGAGAAGCAGCTCCCGGTGCCCGACGCCGTCCGGATCGCGACCGAGGTGGCCTCGGCGCTGGACTATGCCCATCGGCACGGGGTGGTGCACCGGGACATCAAGCCGGAGAACATCCTGATCCACGACGGCCAGGCGCTGGTGGCGGACTTCGGGATCGCGCTGGCGGCGAGCAAGGCGAGCGGGGCCCGGATGACCGAGACCGGGATGTCGCTGGGCACGCCGCACTACATGAGCCCCGAGCAGGCGATGGGCGAGCGGGAGATCACCGCCCGCTCGGACGTCTATGCCCTGGGTGCCGTGCTGTACGAGATGCTCACGGGCGATCCGCCGTTCACGGGGAGCACGGCACAGGCGGTGGTGGCCCGGGTGGTGACCGAGAGCCCGCGTCCGCTCGTCCCCCAGCGGCACACCATCCCGCGCCATGTCGAGGCGGCGGTGCTCACCGCTTTGGAGAAGCTCCCGGCCGACCGCTTCGCAACCGCGGCCGAGTTCGCCGAGGCGCTCAAGGACCGGAGTTACGTCTCGACTGCGGTCATGCCCGCCCCCGAGCCCGACGGGTCGGCCGTGGCTGGCCGCCCGGGCGGACGCCGCCGGCCGGGCCTGCTCGTGCCGGTGCTGTGCCTGGCGCTGGCCGCGACCGCCGCCTCGTCCCTCTGGGGCTGGCTCCGCCCGGCGCCGGTGCCGCTCCTGAGCCAGTTCAGTCTCGCGCTCAAGCCGAACCAGGCGCTGCAGCCGCCCAACGCCGCCGGCGGGGCGCGTATCGCCCTTTCAGCCGATGGCCGCGCGCTGGCGTACATCGGGCCCGCGGAGGGCGGCACCCGCCTCTGGGTCCGGCGCATGGACCAGCTCGACGCGACGCCGATCGCCGGGACCGACGGCGCCTCCAACCCGTTCTTCTCGCCGGACGGCAACCGGGTGGGGTTCATCAAGAACGGCACCGAGCTGCGGATCGCGTCGCTGGCGGGCGCGCCGACGGTCACGCTGAGCGACAAGATCAACAGCAGCTCGGGCGACTGGGGCGACGACGGCTACGTCTACTTCGAGGTGGACTCGGGGCTGGGCCGGATGCGGGCCACGGGCGGGGAGATCGAGCCGGTCTACCGGATCCAGCCCAAGGCCAAGGAGGTCGCGACTGAGTGGGTGCACGTCCTCCCCGGCGCCGGAGGCATCCTCTTCCGGCTCCGCCACGTGGGCCAGAGTCCGGCCGACTTCGAGATCATGGCGATGCCGCTGCCGCACGGCCCGGCGCGGTCGCTGGTCCGGGGCGTCTTCGCGACCTACTCGCCCACGGGCCACCTCCTGGTGGTTACCTCGGACGGGAAGCTGATCGGTATCCCGTTCGACCCGAAGAAGCTCCAGATCACCGGCGCGCCGATCGCCCTGATCGAGGGGATCGGGGTGCGGAACGCCGGCTTCAACATCGACCTGTCGCTCGCCCGGAACGGTACGCTGGCCTACACCACCGGCGGCACCCTCGGGTCCCGTCGTGCGGCGTGGGTGACCCGCGAGGGCCTGGTGACGCCGGTGGACTCCGGGTGGGATCCGCAGGGCGTCATCGGAGCGGTGAGCCTGTCGCCGGACGGCAAGGCCCTGGCGGTGTCGCTGACGCGCGACGGACGGCGGGACATCTGGGTCAAGCGGCTCCCCTCGGGCCCGTTCTCGCGGATCACCTTTTCCGACACCTCGAGTGGCCGGCCCGCCTGGTCGGCCGACGGGCGCGACGTCCTGTATGCCTCGGACCGCTCGGGCGGCGGTGCCGGCCCGATCTACGCCCGCCGTGCGGACGGCACCGGCTCCCCGCGGTTGATGAGCTCGCTGGATGTCGGACAGGTCACCAGCTCGCGGGACGGCCGGTGGCTGATCCTCCGCACCGCGCCGGGCACGGGCAGCCCCGATATCCTCGGGCTCAAGGTGGGCGACACCACTGTCGTGCCGCTGGTGGCCACGCCCGCCGTGGAGCTCTATCCCGCGCTCTCGCCCGACGGCCGGTGGCTGGCCTACTCCTCGAACGAATCGGGGACGGCGGAGGTGTACGTCCGCCCGTTCCCCGAGACCGCGTCGGCCAAGTGGCAGGTGTCCACCGCGGGCGGCGCCGAGCCGGCCTGGTCGAGCACCGGCCGGGAGCTGCTCTATATCAACGCCAAGGGCGACATGGTCTCGGCGGAGATCCCGGCGGGGGGCACCTTTTCGGTGGGCAAGCAGCGGTCCCTCTTCTCGACCTCGCAGTTCGTCCAGGGTGGGCCGGTCCCGTCGTACTCCCTGAGCCCCGACGACAAGCGGTTCGTCGTGCTGCGCGAGGGCGAGGCGGGGCAGCCGGGGGAGCTGGTGGTGGCGGAGAATTGGGGGCGACAGTTGGTGGAGGGTGGTGGGAAATAA
- a CDS encoding ScyD/ScyE family protein, whose amino-acid sequence MVRSFALPLLVAALGLAGCDSSTPVEVSSIPAAPPDAEARRSAAPIMTTFARGLNSPRGLTFGPDGYLYVAEGGLGGDLTTTPEQCTQVGEVGPYSGGFTSRISKIDVHGVRTTVANGLPSSQTSPESGSLVSGVSDVKFVGGQLYAIEAGAGCSHGLIGTDNELLRVNANGSTTPIVNLSAFQRAHPVANPDPGDFEPDGTWYSMVVVRGDIYAVEPNHGEVDRITTSGGISRLVDMSSEPWWGPTAIAYHGNFYLGNLGPFPVTPGTEQIRKVTPAGTLTTWADGLTTVLGLAFDARDRMYALESMTAPGFPGPADIGSGRVVRIDPDGGQAVIATGLSFPTAMTFGPDRALYVSNFGFGAPAGAGEIVRIEF is encoded by the coding sequence ATGGTACGTTCTTTCGCGCTCCCCCTGCTGGTCGCGGCGCTCGGTCTCGCAGGATGCGATTCCTCCACACCCGTCGAAGTCAGCTCGATCCCCGCCGCGCCTCCGGACGCTGAGGCCCGGCGTTCAGCCGCCCCCATCATGACCACTTTCGCGAGGGGGTTGAACAGCCCGCGCGGGCTGACATTCGGACCCGACGGCTACCTCTATGTGGCGGAGGGTGGCCTGGGAGGAGACCTGACCACGACGCCCGAGCAGTGTACGCAAGTGGGCGAGGTCGGTCCGTACAGCGGCGGCTTCACCTCGCGAATCTCGAAGATCGATGTACACGGGGTCCGTACCACCGTGGCTAATGGGCTGCCGTCCAGCCAGACCTCGCCGGAGTCAGGATCGCTCGTGAGCGGCGTATCCGACGTCAAGTTCGTGGGTGGTCAGCTGTACGCGATCGAAGCCGGCGCGGGCTGCTCCCACGGCCTCATCGGAACGGACAACGAGCTGTTGCGCGTGAATGCGAACGGTTCGACGACGCCCATTGTGAACCTGAGCGCCTTCCAGCGGGCGCATCCGGTCGCGAATCCCGACCCGGGCGATTTCGAGCCCGACGGCACCTGGTACAGCATGGTTGTGGTGCGCGGCGACATCTATGCGGTGGAGCCGAACCACGGCGAGGTCGACCGCATCACCACGAGCGGTGGGATCAGCCGATTGGTGGACATGTCTTCAGAGCCATGGTGGGGCCCGACCGCAATCGCTTATCACGGCAACTTCTACCTCGGTAACCTCGGCCCGTTCCCCGTGACACCAGGCACGGAGCAGATCAGGAAGGTGACTCCCGCCGGCACGCTCACTACCTGGGCCGATGGGCTCACCACCGTGCTCGGGCTGGCCTTCGACGCGCGCGACCGCATGTACGCCCTCGAGTCGATGACGGCGCCCGGCTTCCCGGGGCCCGCCGACATCGGAAGCGGCCGGGTCGTTCGGATCGACCCCGATGGGGGTCAGGCCGTGATCGCAACCGGACTCTCGTTCCCGACCGCCATGACGTTCGGCCCGGATAGGGCGCTTTACGTCTCGAACTTCGGATTCGGTGCGCCAGCCGGAGCGGGGGAGATCGTCCGGATCGAGTTTTAG
- a CDS encoding serine/threonine-protein kinase — MPESVTRERWHTIQPLLDGALELEPVARTAWLTEQCAGDGELQAVVERLVAVFADAQAVLPSGAPDAVYALARLAETEAAPHLEGTRLGPYRVLREAGRGGMGVVYLGERADDQYRKRVALKLLRRGMDDPHLVRRFLEERQILATLDHPHIAKLLDGGVTGDGLPWFAMEYVEGEPIDRYCDRLGLGVDDRLRLFLAVCDAVQYAHRNLVVHRDLKPSNVLVTSEGGVKLLDFGIAKLLAEGDATAATLTQVGRRALTPEYASPEQVRGEPVTVASDVYSLGVMLYSLLSGRLPYRLQTRHDHDIEEAVLEMAPEPPSVAADGERLRRRLRGDLDVIVLMALRKEPERRYPSVETLAADLRRHLDGLPVEAQADRWSYRAAKFLRRHTLGVAVVVGLVLLLTVFGGLMTVQSARTAAERDRAEQVSAFVTELLRSPDPFRGQGAGVTVRQVLDSAVVRIRSELRAQPILEADLLAVIGRSYEGLGLYTLAGSVLDSAIALRLRAGDNGRGLAEDQAMLADLINEQNGGRSRSDSLARAALSTGRRVLAHDDPALGSLMTLAAPSLASSGHEAEAESLLVEAIGILRGSPEDERLDLARALRRLGRQRFIEADMQGAESLYTQALGLNRDRLGPDHPEVGELSAELGEVLRLEGKPGAERYLRDGIVVERRAVGGDHPEVMINVMHLADLLQHRGDLAPAESLYREAIASGERLNPGGHSLTSEALFGLAEIELQRGDTARATADIHRALAIDERIYGVDHRYMYGGVRNQLAEILIGQRDYADAERILLDVFEASSRQWGISNPRTQRDVGKLVHLYEAWGKPERAQEYRRSLQRPDSVPAH; from the coding sequence ATGCCGGAGTCCGTCACCCGGGAACGCTGGCACACCATCCAGCCGCTCCTCGATGGTGCCCTGGAGCTCGAGCCCGTCGCCCGAACCGCCTGGCTGACCGAGCAGTGCGCGGGCGACGGCGAGCTGCAGGCGGTGGTGGAGCGGCTCGTGGCGGTATTCGCCGATGCCCAGGCCGTGCTGCCCAGCGGGGCCCCCGACGCGGTGTACGCATTGGCACGGCTGGCGGAGACCGAGGCGGCGCCCCACCTGGAAGGCACGCGCCTCGGTCCGTACCGGGTCCTTCGAGAGGCCGGCCGCGGCGGGATGGGCGTGGTGTATCTGGGCGAGCGCGCCGACGACCAGTATCGGAAGCGTGTCGCCCTCAAGCTCCTGCGGCGCGGCATGGACGATCCCCACCTGGTTCGCCGCTTCCTGGAAGAGCGTCAGATCCTCGCCACGCTGGACCATCCCCACATCGCGAAGCTGCTCGACGGCGGCGTCACCGGCGACGGTCTCCCGTGGTTCGCCATGGAGTACGTCGAGGGCGAGCCGATCGACCGCTACTGCGACCGGCTGGGTCTGGGCGTGGACGACCGTCTTCGGCTGTTCCTGGCCGTGTGCGACGCGGTCCAGTACGCACACCGGAACCTGGTGGTCCACCGGGACCTCAAGCCGTCGAACGTGCTCGTCACGTCCGAGGGCGGGGTCAAGCTGCTCGACTTCGGGATCGCGAAACTGCTCGCGGAAGGGGACGCGACGGCAGCCACGCTCACGCAGGTCGGCCGCCGGGCGCTGACCCCGGAGTACGCGAGCCCCGAGCAGGTGCGCGGCGAGCCGGTCACGGTGGCGAGCGACGTGTACTCGCTCGGCGTCATGCTCTACTCGCTCCTCAGCGGCCGCCTGCCCTACCGCCTGCAGACCCGGCACGACCACGACATCGAAGAGGCCGTGCTCGAGATGGCGCCCGAGCCGCCGTCGGTGGCCGCAGACGGCGAGCGACTCCGCCGACGGCTCCGCGGCGACCTCGACGTGATCGTGCTGATGGCGCTCAGGAAGGAGCCGGAGCGCCGCTATCCCAGCGTGGAGACGCTGGCCGCGGATCTGCGCCGGCATCTCGACGGCCTGCCGGTCGAGGCCCAGGCCGACCGGTGGAGTTATCGCGCGGCGAAGTTTCTCCGGCGGCACACGCTCGGCGTGGCAGTCGTGGTCGGACTCGTGCTCCTGCTCACGGTCTTCGGTGGTCTCATGACGGTCCAGTCCGCCCGGACAGCGGCCGAGCGCGACCGGGCCGAGCAGGTCTCGGCGTTCGTGACAGAGCTGCTGCGCTCGCCCGACCCGTTTCGGGGTCAGGGCGCCGGGGTGACCGTCCGCCAGGTGCTCGACAGCGCGGTGGTGCGAATCCGGAGCGAGCTGCGCGCGCAGCCGATCCTCGAGGCCGACTTGCTGGCGGTGATCGGACGCTCCTACGAGGGGTTGGGGTTGTACACACTGGCCGGGAGCGTTCTCGACTCCGCGATTGCACTCCGCCTGCGAGCCGGGGACAACGGACGCGGGCTCGCCGAGGACCAGGCCATGCTCGCCGACCTGATCAACGAGCAGAACGGCGGCCGCTCGAGGAGCGATTCGCTCGCGCGGGCGGCGCTGAGCACCGGCCGTCGGGTACTGGCGCATGACGATCCCGCGCTGGGATCGCTGATGACGCTCGCGGCACCCAGCCTGGCATCGTCGGGTCACGAGGCGGAGGCGGAGTCCCTCCTCGTCGAGGCGATCGGGATCCTGCGAGGTAGCCCGGAGGATGAGCGGCTGGATCTTGCCCGTGCGTTGCGCCGGCTGGGCCGGCAACGATTCATCGAGGCCGACATGCAGGGCGCCGAATCGCTCTACACTCAGGCGCTCGGACTCAACCGTGACCGCCTCGGTCCCGATCACCCAGAGGTCGGCGAGCTGAGCGCCGAGCTGGGTGAGGTGTTGAGGCTCGAAGGAAAGCCCGGGGCCGAGCGCTATCTGCGCGACGGCATCGTCGTCGAACGGAGGGCCGTGGGGGGCGACCATCCCGAGGTGATGATCAACGTGATGCACCTGGCGGATCTGCTGCAGCATAGGGGCGATCTCGCGCCGGCCGAGTCGCTGTACCGGGAGGCGATCGCCAGCGGAGAGCGGCTCAACCCCGGGGGTCACAGTCTGACGAGCGAAGCCCTCTTCGGGCTGGCGGAGATCGAGCTCCAGCGTGGCGACACCGCCCGCGCCACCGCCGACATCCACCGCGCGCTGGCCATCGACGAGCGGATCTACGGTGTCGACCACCGCTATATGTACGGGGGCGTACGCAATCAGCTCGCCGAGATCCTGATAGGCCAGCGGGACTACGCCGATGCGGAGCGTATCCTGCTCGACGTGTTCGAGGCCTCGAGCCGCCAGTGGGGCATAAGCAATCCGAGGACACAGCGGGATGTGGGCAAGCTGGTGCACCTCTACGAGGCGTGGGGCAAGCCGGAGCGGGCACAAGAGTACCGCCGGTCTCTCCAGCGCCCCGATAGCGTTCCGGCGCATTGA
- a CDS encoding ECF-type sigma factor, producing the protein MIGELILAADAGDAAKAGELFARLYRELHAIAERELNRGGRDLTLSPTTLLHEAYLDIAARDGVRFPDKERFLAYASRVMRGLLIDYVRRRRAVKRGGEFQLTTLAEDALGAAVPEPEPLERLSNALETLEHVDARLANVVDLHFFCGFSLVDIARLRGVTDRTVQSDWRKARLLLQREIERRSGGPLPEDLGMRRS; encoded by the coding sequence TTGATCGGCGAGCTGATCCTCGCCGCAGATGCCGGCGACGCGGCCAAGGCCGGCGAGCTGTTCGCGAGGCTCTACCGAGAGCTCCACGCCATCGCCGAGCGCGAGCTCAACCGTGGCGGCCGCGACCTGACGCTGAGCCCCACCACCCTGCTGCACGAGGCCTATCTCGATATCGCCGCGCGCGACGGCGTTCGCTTTCCGGATAAGGAGCGCTTCCTGGCGTACGCGAGCCGGGTGATGCGCGGGCTCCTCATCGACTACGTCCGCCGGCGACGCGCCGTGAAGCGCGGCGGCGAATTCCAGCTCACCACGCTCGCCGAAGATGCGCTCGGCGCCGCGGTGCCGGAACCGGAGCCGCTCGAGCGGCTGAGCAACGCGCTGGAAACGCTGGAGCACGTGGACGCAAGACTCGCCAATGTGGTGGACCTGCACTTCTTCTGCGGATTCTCGCTGGTGGACATCGCCCGCCTGCGCGGGGTGACGGACCGCACCGTCCAGAGCGACTGGCGGAAGGCGCGCCTGCTGCTGCAGCGTGAGATCGAGCGAAGGAGCGGGGGACCACTACCTGAAGATCTCGGGATGCGCCGTAGCTAA